The sequence CAGGTACTGTTTGCAAATACAGCAGCCGTACGCGACCCATACCTCGTAATTGCTGATCTCAACGTCGTCCCGTTCGTCCAGATACCCGGCGGAACGGCGCCGGGGGCACAAAATCCGCTCTCGCTATAACAACCTCATCCGCACCGGGGGtggggatggggatggggatgggggCGTAGCCACGTAgtcagtggcggatctagaaaTGGTTGAAGGAGGGGCTAATTTCTTCTTTCTCTCCTTCCTCACTCTTTCTTCTTAAAAAATTGAGGGGGGCTCCATGGTTTTTTGGGGTCTAGGGGGCCTAGACCTGGAGCCCCCTAGACCCAGTGCTGTCTCCGCCCCTGCGCGCGTAGTACGCttgcggcagcggcgccggtgAAAAGGGAAACTTCCCTGCAAGCCCCCGTTGCTCCGAATTGTGTGTGGATGGATGGCCggcaagccggccggccgggtcaTGTGAGGTGAGAGGATCAGAGTCAGTTCGGTTGCATGGTTGCATGCATGGCAGGTTCAGGCACGAGTTCAGCTCAGATGGTTGCGCTGCGACACGCCCGTACACACGGCACCTGCAcctgaaggagaagaaggagaaggagaggagaaggagaaaagGATTGATGGCGATCACGCTGCCTGCCCCGGGGTCGACGGAAAATTCAAGGAAGCGCCCCCCAAAATCAACGGGCCTGAACATGCCTGCGTGTTGCTGCGTCTGGTGGCCCGGATGGTCAGTCTCGTAGAGGAGGGGTCTCGAGCTGCATCTGGGGCAGTGGCGACCAGTACGCGCCTGTTTACCTGGGAGCAGCTAGGCTCCTTAGCGTGAGCTGATCGGAACAAAGATTTGGTGGGCATGACACCCACTGTATGCGCCGCCTTGGGTTTCGTACAAAAaggcttcttttcttttttacaaaaCACAAGAAATTTGGCCGCCACGTGCCTACTGAGAGAGGGCAAAGGTAGACACCACGGACCGGCCATGAGCCGGCACAGTTCGTGGAGTAGATGCACATGGTGTTTGTGCGCCCGGCCGGGTTCACGCAccatgggccggccggcccgatGAACAGTGCGCGCATATCATTGGCACTGACGGTGTGCAAAAGTGCACCCCCGATACACAGTCAGAGTCACCTCACTAGCTAATCACTATGCTCGCTCCGTCAGGCACAGCTAGCGTGGGTTATATATAGTGATCTAACTTGGGTCGCCAAAGTGTCCACGCTACTAGATCGTTCAGCGTTCGCCCGGGACCAGGGCCGTTTAGTTCACGCTGTGCTAGTAAATAGTGAcactttgaccgttaattataatatcaaacaaaatcagttgacaaaactaacttcagaacTCCGCCTTAGGAACCCTgaaaaatctaatgaggcctttgaccgcgcgattagagaatagttactgtagcatcactatggCCAATTATctattaattaccgtcattagattcatcgcgaaaaattataactatcctgaaaaggttttgcaaattaatttcatttactACTTCATGCATAAAAGATTCTTCCGTAGCGTACCTTGAACCAATCGGGAGCCGGATGGAATGGTGACATTGTAACACGTGTAGCAAGCTGCAAGTAGCAACCCCCCGGCGTGCTCTCTCCCCCTGTCCGGAGGAACGAAGGCCACAAAGTAGAAGACGACAGAACGACAGAGAGAGTGGGGGCTGCTGCCAACAGTGGCGTTTGCGGCAACCTGGCTGGCTGGAAGCCCAAATTTCGAAACCGGAGACAAGTCCACCAAGCCGAGACAGGCCTGGTTGGGTTGCTCCAGAGGCGGTACAAGAGCTCACGTTGCCACGTTTGGGCCGGGAGCAGGGACGCCACGGCATTATGCCAGGACGGCAGAGAAATCGCCACGCAATAGCATGAGAACAAACCGAGGTACGAGTACGACTAATCCTCCTTGCatgatgcagcagcagcagccacaggcCGGCCACGCAGCCAGCTCGCCGTGCATCTGCCCGGCGATCGCATCGGCTACCGGCCGGTCATCACATCCACCGCGCGCCCATCAGCCCGTTGCGTCGCTCGGCGCGGCGATCCCTTTTTTCTGGCTGCTGAAAGATTCCGGCAGGCACACTGGGCTGGCTATCAGAGTCCCAGCCCGGCTCCCCTTTGACCGGTTCCGGACGCCGATCAGGACAGCAAGGTCCGGACCCTGCAGGCGCAACAACTTGCTGTCGGCTCGGCTCTCCCTTTTAGCTACCCCAAGTGCTTTGCTGTAGAGTCACAAATCTTCTTCCGTTTTTATGAAGTCGGCAAGCATCTTGCTCGTCAGGCGCAGTCGCTCGCCGGGGGGAACGCGACAGTGCCGGCCGTCGCGTCCGCCACCGCACACATCCTCCACTgagcgcggggcggcgggccggccaacgtgccattgccgccgccgccatgtgaGCGCCCATGGCGGGTCCAGGACGTGACTTGTGCggtggcgcctccgccgcccaacCTGCCGTCCGTACATACGCTGCTGGGCTCCAGCGCAGCTCCGAGACTGGTGCCggggccccaagcgccggagCCGGATCGATGGATCGTCACCCCAATGATCAGAGCGCCCATCATGCTCATGGAGGCCCGGcaaggccaccgccgccggccggccatacCAACGGTGCGTGCGCTGCCGCTGCCACTTCGGCGGGAGACACGCCGCGGCCTGCCAACGCTCGGGGGACAGCCCGTCAGCCCGCGCGCCCCGGCCACCTCGTGATCCAGGCAATCAGCCAGGTGAGTCACTCCATGAGTGGATGGGTGGTGCGCGCAGAGCCGCAGACCAGCCAGCCGCTGCCCCGGTCCGGCGCCAGTGGGGACGGGGACGCAAGGGAGCCCGCGCGGCTCGTGGCCGTGGCAGGAGTTGCAGGTAGGAGTGAGCAGGGCCTGGCTGTTGTCGTCCCGGTGCACAGATGCACAGGAACGAGGACCGGATGGGTTAATTTGGCAACGGCCtaggttgctgctgctgtggacTGTGGTCCGTGAAAAAAACACGGGTGCTGCTGTGGACTGCAATCCATggattatgaagatgaaacataCAAGAGATGATGGCCAAAATAAAGTTTGGGAATGTTTCAAATCCCCACAAACTCCACTTCTACATTGGTGGATATGGTAGATCGAAGCTTCACCATCTCCTCTCAAACTCTAGCCCTTTCTCCGCAacaaagaacaagaacaagccaCATAGGAAGAAGGGAGCTCGCGTTCCTCTAGCTCTAGGGACCAGTTTTGGCGATTTTCAGAACCCCCTGAGTTACGGAACATTGCAAACTTCTATTCCAGCCTACTACATTGCAAACTTCTATTACACCATGTATTAGCCAAAATAATGGCACAAATGGTAAACTTAGGAGCTGTCAATTCTCACACAAATGATTCGCCCACAATCACCCTACAACACAAGCCAATCCTAGCTAGCAGTATGGATGTGTAGAAAAGTATTATAAAAGACTATAAGTAGACTCAATGCTAAGATGAAGCAAAGGGAAAAGGCGGGTTGTAAGCCGACAACCGGCTTTAACACAACAATTAAGAAATTTATGAGACAAGTGGACCATATATTAGCAGTGAAGAAGAGCTAACTACAACTGAGAGACAGACTACAAAAATTCTTACTGGCAAGCtcctaaaaaaaaatcttactggCAAACTATATTACTAACCTCCTCCAAGCAACGAGCGTGTCGTATGATCAGGCGTCCGCAACTACTGTCGGAGTAAACTTTAAATACTGGGGAACCGAAAGTGCTGTAATCGGAGTGTGACAAAAGCCCACGCGTGATATTTCGCGGAAAAGAAAAACCCATGCATGGTTCGGGCAAGTATAGCCCAATCAGACCAACACCACGAGGTTCCGCACAAGTTGCATATGCACGGAAATTCGCACTACTAAATAAAAGCCCATAGGAAGAACACAATATTTATTTCCACTGCATATCACTCTATCCAAACACGAGAAACACCTGGAGTTCTGGACAATTTTGCCTAAGCTGAAGATCCAAAACTCATTAGTCAAACCACATTAGCACGAATCACAGGCACTGCCTTCACATGAAACAACGGATCAACACTGTCTTCTCTGGAGCCTCTACTGCTGCCTGCAGAAACAACGTATGATTTCAGTTTCAGGAGCATCACAGAAGCGAAACAATGTCAGGTCCCCTGTAAAAGGGAACAGTTTTCAGGAGCATTGCAAAAGGGAAACAGCTAAGAGCTGGGCTCAAACTCAATTGTTGATCACAATCTTAGGATGTAGAGAAAAGTCTGTTTTTATTTGTTTGCAGCTGCAAAACTTAATTCAGCTTGTCCAGGTTTATTTGCTTTGATGTTCCACACATGAGATTATTCGAGGAAAACCCAACAAAATGAGGGTGCAGAGTAAAAAATTACTTGTGCAGACTCTCCATAGCTGCTTCAAGTTTCTTGGTGTCAGCACCCACCACTTCACTGGTCTTCTCTCCCTTATGATAGAAATGGAACGTAGGCTGCGGAAGAAGCGAAAATCAAATATTTACGATGCGGATTTAGATTGAGGACTCGAACAATTCCAGATAAGATACACAGACATGCTGGCAAAAAGTGAATGCTGATCATAGTTCGACGAACTAAAACATACCACTGAGTAAACTTTTAGCTCACCAAGCTTGCTTCCGACCCCTTGCTACAAAGCCAACAAAGAAGAAAACATTAGCAACAAATTATATTCAAGAAAGCAATATCCATATCAGTGTGCaaggggcgaagctagagcgAACACGACCGTGGTGCACTACTAAACACTAAACTAGCCTGATACGGAATACGGGTTCACCATTACACATACAACCATCACAGGTCAATTTTCAGCTCCTCATATATTACATCCATACATGCAAATAAATGGCATATAGACATGAACCATGCAAGTAATATATGAAATTTATCAATATTAgtaaaaacaaaatttgaattggcAAGCAAAGGCAGGAATAATATTTTGTGGCACATTCGAGAGGCATATTTGATGAGCATTAATTCAGATCAACTAAAATTGAATCCACACACCAAAAAGTACTGTGATCTAAATAACAGCATAAACTAAACCAAACACAATTCTCTAATGTTGAAGCAACTGAAGATTTAGGGAAATTTGGACAAGGCAGTGTTCCTACAATTTGACAGGAGGCTTGCATCTAACCATCTTCGCTCATATGAACATCTTAGTCTGCTATAATCCTTTAAGCTGCTGATAACTTAAAAGCCAAACTGACAAAAGGGAAATTGAAACAAATTTTTGTCTTTCATGTTACGTCAACATGATTATTCGAAATTTGTTGTCTACCGCAAAGTAATCTTGTCCAAAGACAAACACAAGTGGAGGAAGAGAACATAAGGGGGATCGAAGAAGTTGCAGCAAAAGGAGCAAGAGCTGCCGTTACTGTGGCCTTTTGAGCAGAGAGGAGAATGCGAGGAACCAAGGTAGAAAGCGGCGTGGACTAGGAATTGCTTCGATGCATACAAGGGCTGTGTGCTGGGGCATGCACCAAAAGTTTGGCTGCGTTGCACGCCTGGATGTGCTACTTGCAGGTAGGCCTGATGCGCATTCTAGGGCAAGCGTGGTGCACATGTGGTGAAACATGGGTACTAATAACTGAAGCAAACCTTGGAACATGGTGCCAGTGTAGTACAAGGGTGGAGATGCAACAGTAAAGACAAAGCAGCAAACTGTGACTAAGGACGATCACATTCCTCAGTGACTTTCCCATATAAACCCGAACATTGGAACCTTAGCAGGTAATTCCTAGCACATCAACGTAGCAGAGAAATCTAAATTCGCGCACATACCATGTCAatgtcaactttatacactggTATGCTCGGGTACCGGTCGCTTAGCTTGGATATGAAAGGGGCGATCGCCCTGCCTGCAATGCAGCAAAGTCATACAAAAAATCGTGATTAagccgcaccccccccccccatttggCAAATGGCAACACAGGCATCACCCATCAGGGCGAGTCAGCACTCACACGGTCCACACCACACCGCCGTGTAGTAGAACACCGCCGGTCGCTTCTCGTCTGCAGAATCCACAGCCATTGAAGGGACAAGATGAGAACACAGTCACCACAGGGATCCAATTCAGCACAAGCGCCATGCCAAGGAGTACGCATCTAGCGGGGGTTCGGACAGGGCGGAGAGGAAAACCGGCGGCGTACCTTGGACCTTGGAGAGGATGCTGGCGAAGGAGTCCGCGGAGCCCACCACGACCATGCTTGACCCGCCTGCAAGAGCCAACGGAAACAAACAGCCGTCAATCCGCGAGAGCCACGCGAAAAGGGAGGTGAGGGCGTGGGCGGAACGAGGGGAGTACccgcggaggaggagaagaggcgGGGGAGCGCGGGAGACGGCGATGCGGAGTAGGAGGAGGggagcgcgggcgcgggcgcggggctAGGGTTTACGGCGACGGGGAGGTGGGGGAGCTtcggggcggcggaggcgaggggAAAGAGGCGAGAGAGACGGCAGAGTCGGCGAGCCATACACGGCTCTCGTTGGGTTGGGGCCCTTAAAGCTGGCGACTCTTCGAGGAAGCTGGGCCTCGTTGAGGAGAGATGTACTGGGCCTCGttgggtttctttcttggatgAAAAGCGAAGTGGCCACGAAACCGATACGAAACCGATAGATATCTGGGCCGAGTAATTCTAATGGCCCACGCGGCCACGCCTGACCTCCTCGCTTCGAGGGCGACACGCCTTCCGGCCCAATCGACCAGCTCGACCCGCCAGGATTTGTATTGACAGCGAGGTAGCAGCCGAaacggaggcggcggcacgccACCCCCCGGGTGCACAGGCGCGCGGTACGCTCCCTCCGATCAAGGCGCGCCGTGCCACCACCGCGAGGTCGTCGCCTCGAGCCGtagccgccggcgcggcggcggtgtgcaCTGTGCAGGGCTGAGCGAGATACTGAGTCGCCCAGCCGGGACACGTGTGGCGTTCTGCTCGGTCGTCGGCGCCGCGCGGCCGTGCACGGCGCAGCTGCCGCGGATGCTGGACGAATAATGCGTTCCGGCCGGGCCGTGCGGCGGCGATCCCTGCGCTGTATGTACTACGCGGACAAGTCTCTGAAGTAGTATTCCAACGCTGACTAGTCGTGTCAACCTTGGACAACGGTTACCCACATCATGCATGCGTCATGCCTGATAATGTATATAGTATTAGGAGCTCCATTTAATTACTAGCTGGTATCATGCAACGCCCAAGaagatggagaagaagaagaagcatgcCTGAGGATAATTGCTCGGCTCTTTCCTAGCCCTAGCGTGGGGACGCTCTGTGCTGTGCCGGATTCGGGTGCTAGCTACCTCATCTACAAACTACATACTAGTCGTTGTTCcacagctgcagcctgcagcagtGGAAGATTAAATTAAAACTAACATACCCTTAGCGGAGTAGCGTCAACAAGACAACAATAactctgttcgctgtgctgtggctgatggttggtgctgatttgttgtgagagaaaaatactgctggttggttGGTGCTGgtttgatgtgagagaaaaatattattggctGAATGCAGCGAATAGAGCAAATGTAAGGCGGTGGACTGGCTGATTTAACCCTATAATTTACCCTACCCTACTCCAATCTTTTTTTTAGCAGTACCCTACTCCAATCTACCAATGCCATGCCGATGTCGTCACGGCGACCACCGCAGCTCGTTCTTGCCTTCGGCGCCACGCCTGGGAGGCTGGGCGAGATCGAGGGAGCGGCCGGATCGGATGGATTGACCAGCTCTCTGTTCCCTCGCCGCACTAATCAAGGGTCTAGAGGTCAACTTCTCGGTGCCCCCGCCCCCCACCCCCAACCCCCCGCGTCCACGCCGCCGTTCAATTCAACGGCGAGCTGCTCTGTCTATCCGATCCTTAGCTTCTTGCTTCGTCCTACCGCCGCGAATCAACCAGTGATCAATATGCCACGTGTGGTAATTGGAGTAAAGTATACTTATTACTTTAATTTTCTACTGAGGTGAGTAGTACATTACAGTAGTACTAGTGGCAATATACGGACATAGAGCAAGGGCAGTCCCAATACAGACTCCACTCGTAGAGTTTTAAGCCTTAAAAACTCAATCACAAGAACCTATACTTCCCAATGTAAAATGTGTAATAGTAGTTTTTATACATAAAAtcatttattatttttcttccatcacaaGATTCATAGACTCCACGCCCCCTCCACAATGGGAGTCTTCCTGGTTTCTTAGGCATTAAAGGGCGCGTAGACTTGAGGTCTTATCTAGAAATCAAgtcttgtttttcttcttctatcttCAATAATTAGGGTGCCACATCAGAAAAAAGATATAAATAGAAAACTATAAATATACTTAGACTTCATGGTAGAGTCTGGATTGTGACTACCCTAACTAACttctccaaagtccaaacatGCGTGTCGTTTTCAGATAGAGACGTCGTTTTAATTTGTCGCTATATGAATGTGGGTGTAATCTGTGTCAGTCAAATTAAAGCAACTTGCTTAGCAGCGAGAAGAGCCGGTTAAAACCTGAAATGATCAATGGTAGAAATAAAGCATGCACGCGCATGCGTGTCGAGAGGACAAGAGAAGAATAAGAAGCAGCGCGTAATTGTTCGACTTAAGGGCTTGTTTAGATGGGCAGAGATAGGAGCCCAGATCACCTTGTCTGAATGGAGGTGAAATGAAAACCGAACTGCTGGATCCCCTGCAATTTGACAAAAAATAAGCTAAACTCTTCCTGAACATACAAATCTGTCCTAAATCTCGCTGCACACAGTTCAAAAGATAAAATAGTTGTTGGCATCCTCCGATTGGTGAAGAAATTGGAGATTGCCTCTACTACTATTAGAGCCACTCCAGTAAGGAGAGCAAATGAGGTGCCATATAAAAATTTAGTCCATGGACATCAAAAATCAATCTCCAGCAGGGGAGCAAATGGGCTGCCATTTTGGTAGACCTTCcaaatccccccccccctccacaaTTTGGTGGCCCTCTATTTGGGCTGCCCAACTGTTAAAAGCCCAATTTACTCAGTCTGCTGGAGTGGAGGCCCATATTTAGGTGAATAAAATTTAGAAGTGGGCTTCTAAATGTGCATTTGCTCCCCCAAGTTTGAAAAAAGTCTTTTTTGTCTCCCTGAATTTTGGGCCGAGTCTGCTTTTCCTCCCTAAACTTTGAAACCGGCCAACCAGTCTCCTCGGACTCCCGAAACCGGTCGCAGGACCTCCTTGAGCGGGTTTGAGAgtggttttactatttttcttttatatttattttaactgaatttttgaaaaatcatagtaaaaaaaaacataaaatagaaaatccaattttgttggactccacgtGAGTATATATACGcagtgaacatattatatggtatactttattataatttttttgctatatctttagatatatatttttctataattaatttataactaCAGTTTTCGTTgtccaattatggtgaaatttttatggcggACTAATTATTTTATGattgagctgtagtaaaaattttataattattgGATATTATTTAACTGATCTATAGATTTGTCTATATAAACTAgataaatttatagaaaaatctagatGAATCTATAGATAAATATATAACCCAGTCATACATGATcaaataatcataaaatttttactacaactcaatcatataatgattaatccatcataaaaatttcacaataaTTAGAGGACAGAattgtagctataaattaattacagaaaagtatatatctaaagataTAGCAAAAAActtgtactaaagtataccatataatatattcactgtgtatacctactcatgtggagtccaacaaaattggattttctattttatgtttttttgcaatttattatgattttccaaagatttaattaaaataaatataaaagaaaaatagtaaaaccgcCCTCAAACCCGCTCAAGGAGGTCGTGCGACTGGTTTTGGCAGTTCGAGGAGGCTAGTCGGCCGGTTTCAAAGTTTAGGGAGGAAAAGCGGACTCGGCCAAAAATTCAGGGAAGCAAAAAAGACTTCCCCCCCAAGTTTAGCAGCCCTACTGGGCTTGTTTAGATGGGCAGAGATAGGAGCCCAGATTACCTTGTCAGAATGGAGGTGAAATGAAAACCGAACTGGATCCCCTACAATTTGACAAAAAATAAGCTGAACTCTTCCTGCACATACAAGTCTGTCCTAAATCTCGCTGCACGTAGTTCAAAAGATAAAATTGTTGTTGGCATCCTCCGATTGGTGAAGAAATTCGAGATTGCCTCTACTACTACTATCATAATTATCCTAACACATATATGACGTACTTATAAAACATTTTAAGAGGAGAGCATGCATGATCTTGCTCGGCATAAAATGTGCAGTACCATCAGTCCATCACTGCCATGCCAAAGCCTGAAAAACGGTAGCAACAGATCATGTGAGGGAAGACGAACGAAGATGCGGGCATGATACAAAGTACGTCAATGGCTTGACCAAGGACTCATCAGCCATCACTACCCCATGCACATGCATCTCCGAGCGTCAGCCCACACGTCACCGATGACTGATCCGCCTGCTTCTAGAGGTGGGGCCGATTTccacggccgccggccggcttcGCCGCTTTGCTTTGCAAAACCCAGCAAATCAGTGGAGCGGATCAAGTTCGATTCCAAATTAAGGAACGCCATACGTCCAAAAGAGTAAGCAGTATGCAGTGGTTAGCTGAAGCTCCGGGTAATCCTGCCATGCCAGCAAATTTGCTAATGCGTCATAAAAATTTAGTGCCGATGAAGCTTCACTGATGAGATTGGCCTAGCTGATGACACGGCAGGGAGCACATAATCCGACCAAAGCGAGGTGAATGTGTTCAGAAATCAGCGCTAGGTTCCTAATATAAAGTACTCCATCAACATTGTGTTCTATGAGCCTTTGCATATAATCTCGGCGCAGGGCGTGTCGGACTAGCTAACATGCATGCCAGAGTCGTTGATTGTTCCGTACTAAGAAAATTATTATAGAGCAAATCATGCTGGAGATAGCAATAATAATCTCAGTTTATTTGATTCACTCTAGCTGGTGGTcatcgccgccgtcgaggccggccggcgcccaTGTCTTTTCCATCGGCCAGGTACGTCGATGTCAGCTTGACTTGTAGCTGGTCAAGCACGCACGGAGGCGCGCTTCTTCTTCAACTCCTCAAGCAAATACTAGCTGCCGTAGCTTTTGTAGGTGGAGGTGGAACAAACATGGTGCAAGACCCTAGCTAGGCTTGCCTACTGCAGTCTACTAGCAAGTTACCGGCTCATAATAGTAGGGCGTGTAAGGAACGtgacaccatttatgccattccAAGTGATTTTAGTAATCGAATGATAACACAATACTtgaactaatatgattgttaaagaTGACAATTCTCAGggttttaggttcaagtgatgacaaagagaaagagaagataagtgtagcaaggcccgaagggccgccctactttaggttcaagtgatgacaaaactCTTCAGTCAGCagcatcggaagaaccgacgccaagggcatcggtgcatccgatggtagtcggaagaaccgacgctatggaaTTCTAGTGcaggaggaaatcgaagccaagtcagcctataggcaccggttgaaccgacggtccaagaaaaggcatcggtgcattgggcgtactgtgtaccagagacgatgtcaagtgcccagaagaagtttcttcagcaccggttcaaccgacggtgcatcggagtattacgtcggtgcaatgacgtcagcgcccaagagaagattcttaagcaccggatgaaccagtgatgcatcggtacaaagcatcggttcaaccggtgatcactgcgtcatctgtcaggagttcaacggctacttcgggttatgagtgaccggaagaaccgacgctacctcagccagaggcatcggttcttccggtgatacgcagattttcagctgactgTTGAAGCAATGGCTACAAGACtttgtggcctatatatacgcctcaccccggccatttgaaaattactggagttgctggacatcccacacacacccaagaatatctccaagccatacaaaagcatcaagatcatattcttagcccttagcacactttgagagtgttgtgtaaagaattagctcttagtgagtaagattgcaaggccttgagcctttgtgctgtggttctctagtgaaccaaaacaagagcttggtgcgccggcaccttggagcatgaagctcgccggcaatgtCATCGACCcttcgacttggtgtggagcggcgacgacatctttgtgcgggggacgtggagacccccatcctttgtggagaagctccttagtggaacccgggaccaaggtgaccgtgattgtgttcacggaagagacttggtggccgagtagcaatactcttagtgagtgctacaataacgtggatgtaggtgtgcctttgtggctaaccgaaccacgggataaacacccgcgtcaagagtttgctatctcctatcccgctctttaagcttcctcATTtcttactagcaatttgtgtgcctttactttcatagaatagtttcttgataggaaaggctataggttgctaaactcttttgggataggggtttcacactagaacaacctagttgcacatctagatagcatgttttagttttagttttgtgcaaactagttggagccataggtctaagtttttattagtgcttAATTCACCCcatccccctcttaggctagagcacccgatcgctttcaggGCGGTTCATCACCAATTGTTTGGCGTCTTGACAAGAAAAGTGCTTGTGAAACAAAGTCTTTTCTTTACGTAGTCGTCTACGCGTGCTGTGGTTGTGTGCCGTTGTGGATAGAGCGAGGGTTCATATATGTGCCACGGCGGCCACTATTAATTTGACACAACTTTACACATGAAACAGATggtcccttggtgtatgctctttgctgatgatgtgatgctagttgacgagagtagggcaggggttaatagaaaGTTAGAGCtatggagacgcacgttagagtcgaaagggttcagacttagtaggaccaagaccgagtacatgatgtgcgatttcaacgCGACTAGGCAAGGGGGGAGACATTAGtttagatgggcaagtggtggtccagaaggatacttttcggtatttaggatcggtgctacaaaaggatggcgacattgatgaagatgttaggcatagaatttcagctggctgtttgaaatggcggcaagcttctggcatcctttgtgacaagagggtgccacaaaagctaaaaggcaaattctataggacaacaattcgtccggcgatgttatacagtgctgaatgttggcctacaaaaaggcgacatgtccagcaactgagtgtagcagagatgcggatgttgcggtggttttgcgggtaCACAAGGAGGggtagagtccggaacgaagttattcgg comes from Panicum virgatum strain AP13 chromosome 4K, P.virgatum_v5, whole genome shotgun sequence and encodes:
- the LOC120704162 gene encoding thioredoxin O, mitochondrial-like isoform X2, producing MARRLCRLSRLFPLASAAPKLPHLPVAVNPSPAPAPALPSSYSASPSPALPRLFSSSAGGSSMVVVGSADSFASILSKVQDEKRPAVFYYTAVWCGPCRAIAPFISKLSDRYPSIPVYKVDIDMQGVGSKLGELKVYSVPTFHFYHKGEKTSEVVGADTKKLEAAMESLHKQQ
- the LOC120704162 gene encoding thioredoxin O, mitochondrial-like isoform X1, giving the protein MARRLCRLSRLFPLASAAPKLPHLPVAVNPSPAPAPALPSSYSASPSPALPRLFSSSAGGSSMVVVGSADSFASILSKVQDEKRPAVFYYTAVWCGPCRAIAPFISKLSDRYPSIPVYKVDIDMQGVGSKLGELKVYSVPTFHFYHKGEKTSEVVGADTKKLEAAMESLHKGPDIVSLL